ATTTAATATAGGAGTCAACAATAAGATCTTTTTTTTCTTTTGTAACAAAACGATCTGCTTGATTATCCATAGTATGAATACGTGAATCTAAAATTTTAACATTTTCAAAAAAAGGTATTTTAAAATGTAGTCCAGGTGTATAAACTAAAGTTTTCTGTTTATTATTTCTTAAAACTTTTCCAAACTGAAGTATAATTCCACGTTCTCCTTCTTTAACAATAAAAAAAGAAGATGAGAAAATAAGAAGAAAAAAACTTAGTATACAAATAACTATTTTATTCATATTTTTCATTCTCTTTCTATATTTTTAATATTAGTACGTATAGATTCTATACGACGTTTTTTAAAAAAATCACTAGGAGGTAACGAAGAAACATCATTTATTTCTTTATTTTTTTGAAAAGAACAAGAATGGTTTTTACTTAAATTAATTGGATTATTAAAAAGATCCTGTTTATTAAATTTATCTTGATGAAAAAAATTATTTAAAGAGAGAAATAGTTTTGAATGATTTTTTTTATCAATAAAAATTTTCTTAGTCTTACTTAATAATTTTTCCATTGATTCTATGTAAAGACGTTTTAAAGTCATTTCTTTATTCTTTCTATATTCAGGAAGAATTTTTAAAAAACGAACTACTTCTCCTTGAGCTTCTAATATTCTTCGTGAAGAATACGCTTTAGCTTCTTCTAAAATTCTCTGCGCTTTTCCATGTGCTTTTGGCTGAACCTCATTTGAATAAGCTTCAGCTTCACGTATATATTGTTCACGATTCTCACGCGCTGCAATAGCATCGTCAAAAGCTTCTTTAACTTCTTCTGGAGGTCTAGCGGTCTGAAAATTTACATCTAATATAGTTATTCCTAATTTGTAAGGTTTAATTGTTTCTTCAATTTCTTTTTGAGTATCACTTCGAATTAAAGTACGTCCTTCAGTTAATACACGATCCATATTTGAATGTCCAATAACTCCACGCAATGCACTATCAGTAGCTTGACGTAAACTATCATCTGGATAAGCAACAGAAAAAAGATAATCAGCAGGATCAGTAATTTTATATTGTACGTTCATTTCTACACGTACTACATTTTCGTCTGAAGTTAACATGACACCTGATGTTGCCAATTCTCGTACAGTTTCAACATTGACAGCTTTTACTTCATTAATAAAAACTGGTCTCCAATTTAATCCTGGTGCAACTAAATGACTGAATTTTCCAAAAGTAGTAACTACTCCACGTTCAGCTTCTTTAATAGTATAAAAACCACTGAAACACCAAACAAAAAAAGACACAAAAGCTATTATTAAAAATGGGTTAATTTTATTTTTTGATAAATTTTGAGAATTATTTGTTTTATTAAATATATTATTAATGTTATATAAAAATTTCTTAAAGTCTAATGTAATTATTTTTTCATGATTTTTTCGATCATCTTTATTTTTTGAACCATTTTTTTCTTGACTATTTTTTTTCCCCCACGGATCAAGCTCTGGTTCACTATTATTAAATTTATTCCAGGCCATTTTATGCCTCATTTTATTAGTTTTAATACTTATTAATTTTTAAAAAAATATAAATAGAAATAATATATCCTATATTGTACAGTATGAAAACTGTATTTTTTTTATAAATTTTTGAAAAAAATTGAATAAAATTAGTTAAAAGATAAAAATATTTTTTTAAAAATACTAATAAATTTCTTTTAAATTTTTTTAAAAGATATAATCTTATCAAAAAATTTGATCATGAAATGTTAAATTTGTATTCTTTTTAAGAATATCCAACATCTGTAAAAAAAGAGAATTTAGACTATCAGCATGTAAATAATACACGTTTTTCCATTTTTTTAACCATGTTATTTGATGTTTTGCTAATTTTCTTGTTGCAAAAACAATTTTTTTAAACATTTCTTCATAACTAATTTGATATTCAAGATATTCCCACATTTGACGATAACCTATACATCGAATAGATGGTAAATTTTTATGTATATCTTTTCTAAAAAACAAGTTTTCTACTTCTTTTTGAAAACCTAATTGCATCATTTTTTGTACACGTAATTCAATTTTTTTATATAGCCATTTTTTATTTTTTGGTGTAATAGAAAATTGAATAATATTATATGGCAATAAATCAGAATTTTTTATTTCTTTTAAAGATGTTAACGTTTTTCCAGATATATAAAAAACTTCTAATGCTCTTAGCAATCTTTGAGAATCATTCTTATGAATACGATTAGCAGATATGGGGTCTATTGAATTTAATTTTTCGTATAAAAATTTTCTGTTATTTTTTTTTTATTTAACAAATATTTCCGAATTTTAATATTAGATGCAGGTAAATTAGATATTCCATATAACAATGTTTGATAATAAAACATTGTACCTCCAACAAGTAAGGGTATTTTACCTATTTTTAAAATGCTAGAAATTTCTTTTAAAGCGTCTCTTCTAAATTCTGCAGCAGAATAAATTTCATTCGGATCCTTAATGTTTAACAAGCGATGAGGATGATTTTTTAAATCTATAGGATGTGGCTTATCCGTACCAATATTCATATCTCTATAAATTAATGCTGAATCAACACTAATTATTTCTATTGGTAAATATTTTCTCAGAAAAATAGCGAATTTACTTTTTCCGCATCCAGTTGGTCCCATTAAAAAAAAAATAATAGGTTTTTTCTCTTTATCAGAACTTATACTTTTAATATACATAATACTTCATCAACATTTATTTTTTGCAATAGTTTTAATGGAGGTTTTTTAAATATAGAAGGACAAAAATACTCTATTTCTAATAATATTGAAATTCCGTCTTCATAATTCCAAGAATTTTTTTCTATTAATATAGTAGTATCAAACCATTTAATTATATCTTTAATATATATTTTTTTTTTAAAAAAAATAAATGAAAAAAAACTAGATAACAACACATCAAGATTTTGATTTTTTAAAAAAATAGGAATAGTTTTTAAAAAAAAATATTTTTCTTTCAAAATAAGATTAAAACCAAATTTTAATAATAATTTTAAATTATTAGATAATATTTTATTCTGTTTAAAAGTTATAAAATACAAAAAATTATATGAAAAAATTTCAGGTATCATATTATTTTTAATAGCGCTTCGTAATTTATATTGTTCAACTATCTTTTTTGCTAGGGGAAAAGAAATCAATGAAAAGGTATTTGAATAATACATTAATCCATAATATTTTTGAAAAACAATTAATAATTTTCCAAAAGAAAAAAAGTATTCTTTTAAAAATCTTTGAGAATTGATTTTAAACAAATCAGTTGATATTACATCTTTATATAAATCTTTTTTTTCGTATTTAGAATGAATTTGAGATACTAACTTAGTATTTAAAGAATCAGAATTATTATTTTTACATTTATTAGAATGAGTTTTTAAAAAAAAATTATTTGAAATATATTTAATTTTACATTTTTTTAAACTAGATAAAATAGATTGATATACAAAAAAATAAATAATGTTAGATTTATGAAATTTAATTTCATTTTTAGTAGGATGAATATTAATATCTATTTCATTAGAAGGCAATGTAAGATATAAAATAAACGATGTACTTCTTTTATTCCCTATTATTTCATAAAATGAATTAAAAACAGCACTCTTTATAAGATTGTTATAAACAAATCGATTGTTAACATAGCAATATTGTATTTTTTTAAAAGTACTTGAAAGAGATGAAGGAAAAATTAACCATCCAAACAATGTAATATTGTGCATTTTTTCTTTAATTTCTAAAACATAATTTAGGTCGATTTGATTAAATACTGTTTTTAATCGATGAATTTTATTGTTATTTTTTGTTATTGCTTTATATGATACAAATAATTTTTTATCTTTTTTAAAAAAAATATTGATACCAAAATTAGATAAAGCAATCTTTTTTATTGTTTCATCAATTTTTAGAAATTCTGATCTTTCATTTTTTATAAATTTAAGACGAACAGGGATATTATAAAATAAATTATCTACTATTATACTCGTTCCAATTGGATGAGCAATCGGTTGCAATAAAGTATGATTAGAAAATCCTTCTGAATATATACTCCATGCTATATTACTATTTTGAGAACATGAAATTAATTTCATCCTTGAAACAGCACGAATACTTGCTAACGCTTCTCCTCTAAAACCAAATGTATTGATATTATCTAAATCTGAAAGTCTATTAATTTTACTAGTGGCATGACGTGAAATCGCAAGTAATAATTGGTCTTTTTCAATGCCAAAACCATCATCTTTTACTGTTATAGAATTAAGTCCACTTCTTTCGACACTGATATCAATGTTTTTTGCTTGCGCATCAATACTGTTTTCTAAAAGCTCTTTAATAACAGATGATGGTCTTTCAATTACTTCTCCAGCTGAAATTTGACTGGATAAACTAGATGATAACATACGAATAGGTTGCATTTGACCTTATTCTCTAAAATTATAAGAAATGATTTTTAGTATAAATTTATAAAAAATCTTTTATTATAGAATGATATTCTGAAATAATTATCCTAATTTCATTACTATTTGCATTTAATTTACATACCTTAACTAAAGTTTCTTCAAGTCCCTCTTCTTTGATTAAGGAAGATAATTTAATTGATTGTATATCGTTTATATTTCGATAATGCAATGCTGCTGCAATACCCTTAACTAAATTAAAATATGGTAAATTATATTTCATGGCTTCTACAAAAGGCTGAATTAAACGTTCATCCTTACTTAATTTTTGTAATGGATTTCGTGCAATACGTTCAAGTTTATCTAAGATAAAGGGATTCTTAAAACGAACAAAAATTTTATCAATATAAGATAGATGATCTTTTTTATTGAAATTATAGCGTTTAATTAATACCAATCCGCTTTCGTACATAGCATCTTTTACAATTCTTTGTATACTAAAATCTGACATTGCTTCACATATGTTTTTATAATTTTTCATCAGACCTAAGTATGCTGCAATAGCATGACCTGTATTAAGAGTTAAAATTTTTCTATCTATAAAAGATGTTAAATTATCACTTAGTGTCATATCGATAATTTTAGGTACCATTCCTTTAAATTGATTTACATCAACAATCCATTCTTTGAAATTTTCAGCAATGACAAACAAACTATTTTCTTCTTTAAACGAAGAAAATGTCGGGACGATGGTATCAATAGTACAATCTACAAAACCAATATATTCATCAAAATAATCATGATATTTAAGAGGAATTTTATCAAAAATAATTTTTTTTAAAAAAGAAGTTGCTTTAATTTTATTTTCACAGGCAATTATATTCAACGGTTTTTTACACTTTAAGTTAATTCTTAAAATAATTCCCTCTATGAGAATAGAAGCTATTTTATAAAGAGCATTAACTCCAGCTGCTGTTGTAATTAAATCTACATGAGAAATGACATTTAAAACATTTGGATCATAAGAATTTATAGCACTGATATTGTTAATATTTATAATTTTTTCGAAACTATTATCTATTAATTTAATTTTGTATTTTTTATAATTATTAATAGCATTTATTATATTCTGATCAACATCTGAAAATATCAAATTAAAATCAGATTTTAATAATACTCGTGCGATAAAACCTCGTCCAATATTTCCTGCTCCAAAATGTAAAGCTCTCATAAAATTATTCCAATTTAAATTAGTTTTTTTTAACATTTACATTTAAATATGATAAAACTTCTTTTACACTTTTTGTTTTTGATAATTTACTAATAACATCTTTATCATCTAATGCATTAGTAATATTGCTAACTACCATAATATGTTCATTATTCTTTGCAGCGATACCAATAACAAGATAAGCAATATCATCGATTGTTTCTCCAAAATGAACACCTTTAGGAAATTGGCAAAAAATTACTCCAGTTTTTAAAATAGAATCTTTAGATTTTATAGTACCATGAGGTAAAGCTACAGATTCGCCTAACCAAGTTGAAGCAATTTTTTCTCGATCAAGCATTGCATCAATATAATCTTTTTTAACATATCCTTGTGCTACCAAATGTTTACCAACAATTTTGATAGCTTCTTTTTTGTTTTCAGCATATTGATTAAGAAAAATATTCTTATCACTTATTTGAAAAAAACACTTTGATTGAATTTCTTTATGAGAATCAATATTTATTTGAGTAATACGATCTTTTTTATCCTGAATATTATTTTTTTTAAAAAAATCTTTATTTAAGTCTAATTGTTTTACTAAGCTGGTATAAAAATTACTATCAAGAAAATTTGTTAATGATATATGTTGAGCATCAGGAGCGCGTTTTTTAGCAAGGTAAGTTAATTTTTCATGTGTAATAACTAAATCTGCATTTTTAGGTAGCAAATTAATGGCAATATTAGATACATAAATATGTGTTAAATTATTACTTTTTATTTTTTTGCGCAGAATACTTGCGCCCATAGCACTAGATCCCATACCAGCATCACAAGCAATTATAATGTTCTTAATTTTTTGAAAATTTTTAATTTTTTTAATAAAATCATATTTTTCATCACCTATTTTCTTTATAGGAAATAAGTTATTTTTAAATAATTGTATAGAACTTTTATCATTTTTTATTTTTTGACCTAAATTAATTTTGAAAAACAACATTGCACTCAAAAAAGAAATTAAAAAAGAAGAAAATATAGAAATTAAATTTGCAAAATATAAACCTTTTTTTGTCATCGCCAAAATAGATAAAATAGAACCTGGTGATACAGCAGCAATTAAACCTCCCTTAAAAAAAACCAGCATAAAAATACTTGTCATACTTCCTAAAATTAAAGAAATCATTAATATTGGTTTTATCAATACATAACTAAAATAAATTTCATGAATTCCTCCTAAAAATTGAACAATTGCAGCTGTTCCTGAAGATTTATACGATTTTTCTTTTCCGAAAAAAAAGCAAGCTATTAATATGCCTAATCCTGGACCAGGATTTGATTCTATTAAAAAAAATAAAGAACTTTTATTCTCTGATATTTCTTGAATTCCTAATGGAGAAAATATACCATGATTAATTGCATTATTTAAAAAAAATACCTTAGCTGGTTCAATAATAAATGCAATAAGGGGTAACAAATTAAAATCTATTATTATTTTTATTAGACATCCTAAAAATTTAGATACCCCCTCAATGAAGGGACCAATAAAAAAAAATGAAAAAATTGTTAAAAATATTCCAATTATTGCAATTGAAAAATTATTAACTAACATTTCAAAACCACTTTTAATTCTGTTTTTAATTATTTGATCAAAACCTTTTATTATCCATCCTCCTAATGGACCAGCAACCATTCCTCCTAAAAACATAGGCATATCTGTACTTGTTATCATTCCTATAGTAGTTATACTTCCTAATAAACCTCCTCTTTGACCAGCAATTAAACTTCCTCCAGTATATCCAATAAGAATAGGCAAAAGATAAAATATTATAGGTGATATTAATTGAGCAAATATTTTATTATATTGCCAATCTAAAGAAAGAAACAAAGAGTTCATGATGCCCCACGTAATAAATATACTTATATTAGGCATAATCATATTACTTAAAAATTGACCAAAATTTTGTATTTTTAATGTTATTAATCTAAACATAAATATTCACTCAAACTTGAAAAATAGCAGTAAAAAACATTTTTAATTCTATAGATAAAAAAAGCTTATTTAAGTTAAAAATTTTTTAAAATACTTTATAAAATATCATTAAAAGACTGATATCGTATTTTTAAAAAATAGAAAAAATTTTAATTAATTGAAATTAAAGATAATTTTGTTTATTTTTAAAAAAATTATAAAAATCAATAAGCCCTTGTGTTGAAGAATCATAAGATTTACTATTCTTTGTTTTTTCATTAATATTTTTATAAATACTTTGTGCTACTTCCTTTCCTATTTCAACACCCCATTGATCAAAACTAAAAATATTTAATATATGACCTTGAACAAAAATTTTGTGTTCATACAACGCAATTAACATTCCTAATGTATAAGGTGTTATTTTCCGTAATAAAATAGAATTTGTTGGTTTATTTCCTTCGCATATTTTAAAAGGTAAAATTCTATTAAATTCATCTTCTTCTTTTTTAAAAGAAGTAGATTCTTTTAAAAAAGAATTTTTAGATTTTCCAAAAGCAAGTACTTGAGTTTGAGCTAAAAAATTAGATATTAATTTAAGATGATGATCATTTAAATTATTATGAGAAACAGTTGGTACGATAAAATCACTTGGGATTAATTTAGTGCCTTGATGAATCAACTGAAAAAATGCATGCTGACCATTGGTACCTGGTTCACCCCAAATAATAGGTCCAGTTTGATAACATACCTTATTTCCATTTTTGTCAATTGATTTTCCATTAGATTCCATATTAGATTGTTGAAAATATGCAGAAAAACGATGCATATATTGATCATATGGAAA
This genomic interval from Buchnera aphidicola str. Sg (Schizaphis graminum) contains the following:
- the hflK gene encoding FtsH protease activity modulator HflK; this encodes MAWNKFNNSEPELDPWGKKNSQEKNGSKNKDDRKNHEKIITLDFKKFLYNINNIFNKTNNSQNLSKNKINPFLIIAFVSFFVWCFSGFYTIKEAERGVVTTFGKFSHLVAPGLNWRPVFINEVKAVNVETVRELATSGVMLTSDENVVRVEMNVQYKITDPADYLFSVAYPDDSLRQATDSALRGVIGHSNMDRVLTEGRTLIRSDTQKEIEETIKPYKLGITILDVNFQTARPPEEVKEAFDDAIAARENREQYIREAEAYSNEVQPKAHGKAQRILEEAKAYSSRRILEAQGEVVRFLKILPEYRKNKEMTLKRLYIESMEKLLSKTKKIFIDKKNHSKLFLSLNNFFHQDKFNKQDLFNNPINLSKNHSCSFQKNKEINDVSSLPPSDFFKKRRIESIRTNIKNIERE
- the mutL gene encoding DNA mismatch repair endonuclease MutL, whose protein sequence is MQPIRMLSSSLSSQISAGEVIERPSSVIKELLENSIDAQAKNIDISVERSGLNSITVKDDGFGIEKDQLLLAISRHATSKINRLSDLDNINTFGFRGEALASIRAVSRMKLISCSQNSNIAWSIYSEGFSNHTLLQPIAHPIGTSIIVDNLFYNIPVRLKFIKNERSEFLKIDETIKKIALSNFGINIFFKKDKKLFVSYKAITKNNNKIHRLKTVFNQIDLNYVLEIKEKMHNITLFGWLIFPSSLSSTFKKIQYCYVNNRFVYNNLIKSAVFNSFYEIIGNKRSTSFILYLTLPSNEIDINIHPTKNEIKFHKSNIIYFFVYQSILSSLKKCKIKYISNNFFLKTHSNKCKNNNSDSLNTKLVSQIHSKYEKKDLYKDVISTDLFKINSQRFLKEYFFSFGKLLIVFQKYYGLMYYSNTFSLISFPLAKKIVEQYKLRSAIKNNMIPEIFSYNFLYFITFKQNKILSNNLKLLLKFGFNLILKEKYFFLKTIPIFLKNQNLDVLLSSFFSFIFFKKKIYIKDIIKWFDTTILIEKNSWNYEDGISILLEIEYFCPSIFKKPPLKLLQKINVDEVLCILKV
- a CDS encoding mannitol-1-phosphate 5-dehydrogenase, with product MRALHFGAGNIGRGFIARVLLKSDFNLIFSDVDQNIINAINNYKKYKIKLIDNSFEKIININNISAINSYDPNVLNVISHVDLITTAAGVNALYKIASILIEGIILRINLKCKKPLNIIACENKIKATSFLKKIIFDKIPLKYHDYFDEYIGFVDCTIDTIVPTFSSFKEENSLFVIAENFKEWIVDVNQFKGMVPKIIDMTLSDNLTSFIDRKILTLNTGHAIAAYLGLMKNYKNICEAMSDFSIQRIVKDAMYESGLVLIKRYNFNKKDHLSYIDKIFVRFKNPFILDKLERIARNPLQKLSKDERLIQPFVEAMKYNLPYFNLVKGIAAALHYRNINDIQSIKLSSLIKEEGLEETLVKVCKLNANSNEIRIIISEYHSIIKDFL
- a CDS encoding PTS mannitol transporter subunit IICBA, translated to MFRLITLKIQNFGQFLSNMIMPNISIFITWGIMNSLFLSLDWQYNKIFAQLISPIIFYLLPILIGYTGGSLIAGQRGGLLGSITTIGMITSTDMPMFLGGMVAGPLGGWIIKGFDQIIKNRIKSGFEMLVNNFSIAIIGIFLTIFSFFFIGPFIEGVSKFLGCLIKIIIDFNLLPLIAFIIEPAKVFFLNNAINHGIFSPLGIQEISENKSSLFFLIESNPGPGLGILIACFFFGKEKSYKSSGTAAIVQFLGGIHEIYFSYVLIKPILMISLILGSMTSIFMLVFFKGGLIAAVSPGSILSILAMTKKGLYFANLISIFSSFLISFLSAMLFFKINLGQKIKNDKSSIQLFKNNLFPIKKIGDEKYDFIKKIKNFQKIKNIIIACDAGMGSSAMGASILRKKIKSNNLTHIYVSNIAINLLPKNADLVITHEKLTYLAKKRAPDAQHISLTNFLDSNFYTSLVKQLDLNKDFFKKNNIQDKKDRITQINIDSHKEIQSKCFFQISDKNIFLNQYAENKKEAIKIVGKHLVAQGYVKKDYIDAMLDREKIASTWLGESVALPHGTIKSKDSILKTGVIFCQFPKGVHFGETIDDIAYLVIGIAAKNNEHIMVVSNITNALDDKDVISKLSKTKSVKEVLSYLNVNVKKN